Genomic segment of Elusimicrobiota bacterium:
AGACATCAAAAAGAGAAGTTTATTCAGAGTTATGAAAAAAACAACTGAGAATATTATTGACCTCCAGATTGCTTCCCCTCAGATTTGCAAAAGCAAATCTTTGCGAGGGGACAGGCAAAAACTAGACGCGGGGGCAAACGTTTTCAGGAGATTTTACCTGAAAACGTTTGGCTGACCTTATATTGTCGTTATACCATAAGTTGTTTTCGTTCTTTTCATCTTGACCCGATTCGGCTTTCGTCCGGCGCTTTCGCGCCGTCCGTGCGGCCTCACCGCCGCTAAAATTTATTTAAAAAGTCCTTTTTCTCATGCGCCGGCAGGTGCAGTCGGTCGGCTTCATCCTTCGACTTCGCTCAGGATTTCGCAACGCCCTTTGTGCGCCTGCTCCCCAAAGCGGAATTAGTGGTATTTTTAAAGGCAAAATATTATTGACTTGCTTGGGTATATTTGGTAAAGTTTGGTAATGTTATGAAAAACGAAAAAAAGTATTATTCTCTCGCCGAAGTCTGCGAAATTTTGCAGATTTCAAGAAACACTCTTTATAACTGGGAAACCGCAGGCAAAATTCCAAAACCAAAACGTGATCCAATGAATAATTATAGAATTTTTGAAAAACAAGATATTGATAAGCTTAGACAAATAACAGCAAGATAATTATTTACAAAGGGAGAAAATAACTATGAATCTATGGTCAAAAGAAGTGGAAAAGAAATTTTTTGAAGACTCTTTTAAATTTGCTTCTCCCGAACAACTTTTTTATGTTTCTGATGACAAGAGATATTTAGCATATTGGCCTAAAAGTTATGAAGGGGCTAAATCAACCTTACAAAGTCGTAATTCTCTGATTGGTAAATTTACTGAAAAATGGACAGCCGACCTAATTCGAGAGACTATTTCTGACAAGAAACTGTTTGCAGTTCAAGGGGCAAAATGCGAAGAATTAGCTTTGACTGATATGTCTCCCGCAGATGTTGTCATTTCAAAACGTAAGAATATTGAGCAAAAACCTGAAGATATTTTAGCCATTTTTGAAGTAAAAATGTCAATCGTTTGGAACTGGGAATTAAAGAAAAAGAA
This window contains:
- a CDS encoding MerR family transcriptional regulator, with product MKNEKKYYSLAEVCEILQISRNTLYNWETAGKIPKPKRDPMNNYRIFEKQDIDKLRQITAR